TACGCTGCGAAGTTGGCATGCCAAGTTGGCTCCGCCGCCAGAGCCTTGCGGCGAAGATGCATCGCTTGATGAGCTGAAGGTAGAGAACGCTCGACTTCGCAGGCAGCTCAAACAGACCGAGCTGGAGCGAGAAATATTAAAAAAAGCGACGGCGTACTTTGCGAAGGAGTCGACATGAAGTATGCCTGGATCAAGCGGCACCGCGACCAGTTTCGGTGGCCACTATGTGTCGACTACTGCAAGTGAGCCGCTCTGGCTTCTACGATTCGGTCGATCGG
The DNA window shown above is from Bremerella cremea and carries:
- a CDS encoding transposase, whose product is MDKLAKKKRPTYSDEFKQDAVRLVVEEGYSFKKACQAVGVCEATLRSWHAKLAPPPEPCGEDASLDELKVENARLRRQLKQTELEREILKKATAYFAKEST